The following are encoded in a window of Phaseolus vulgaris cultivar G19833 chromosome 3, P. vulgaris v2.0, whole genome shotgun sequence genomic DNA:
- the LOC137808599 gene encoding uncharacterized protein gives MGSNGSKATSSSSSGSLRKGRSKGIRVFQSYCLGTTSGSHDRDSEDQVCDQNKVNGSDVSYANGNVTNSYEVKTESFRKVKAREMTCMPSNIDLHEWGETSIPNTSSRTASSTIHNSSTHSLNPTSHFLSQLSLIPGSVSFRLSRTTSLGSPRPYPVSSASLSIFDNEDECNLHPRSPVNSIDRRETQQCNNLLQASFFNQIHAQSHEDASNNLRSNVPTSGTLANLQRNPTDRVPTREGLDVNLFSPRIQTETEIVDTRRIDRRNGTRESVEQNVPFTGTLSVGRLHDRVLGGSTFPDLTFCPLQHERELRNGSLHSQDIERQSVEGDSRVLPSDHTTINSSTSTMSNSMLGIQDNEVETSRLREGRYQDLLEHRSNFLERRRRMRSQVRALQRLGSRFENISGHDRSCILSGQHRDGHCTCRINNPNTNSNDDTGARASISRIVMLAEALFEVLDEIHQQSVVLSSRPSVSSTGSVPAPNDVVDSLPVKLYQKLHKHQEDGAQCYICLVEYEDGDNMRVLPCHHEFHRTCIDKWLKEIHRVCPLCRGDICISDSTPTEN, from the exons GTTTGTGATCAGAATAAAGTGAATGGCAGTGATGTTTCATATGCTAATGGCAATGTAACAAATTCATATGAGGTGAAGACAGAGTCATTTAGAAAGGTTAAAGCTAGGGAAATGACTTGTATGCCTTCTAACATTGACCTTCATGAATGGGGAGAAACAAGCATCCCTAACACTTCATCAAGAACTGCTAGCAGCACTATTCATAATTCTTCAACTCATTCCTTAAACCCTACAAGTCATTTCCTTTCTCAGCTTAGCCTCATTCCTGGTAGTGTAAGCTTCAGACTTAGCAGAACAACCAGTTTAGGGTCACCAAGGCCTTATCCTGTTTCTTCTGCAAGTCTCTCAATATTTGACAACGAAGATGAGTGTAATCTCCATCCTAGATCTCCTGTAAATTCGATTGACAGAAGAGAAACACAACAATGCAATAACCTGCTTCAGGCATCTTTTTTCAATCAAATACACGCACAATCTCATGAAGATGCTTCTAATAATTTAAGGTCAAATGTCCCAACATCAGGTACACTAGCAAACTTGCAGAGAAATCCTACAGATAGAGTTCCCACAAGAGAAGGGCTGGATGTGAACTTATTTTCTCCAAGAATTCAAACTGAGACAGAAATTGTTGACACTAGACGTATTGATAGACGAAATGGCACTCGAGAATCTGTCGAACAGAATGTTCCTTTTACCGGAACTTTAAGTGTTGGAAGGCTTCATGATAGAGTTCTTGGTGGATCAACATTTCCTGACCTCACCTTTTGCCCTCTGCAACATGAAAGAGAGCTGAGAAATGGTAGCCTCCATAGCCAGGATATTGAGAGGCAATCGGTGGAGGGAGATTCAAGAGTGTTACCATCTGATCATACTACTATTAATTCTTCTACTTCTACCATGTCTAACTCCATGCTTGGTATCCAAGACAATGAGGTTGAGACTTCACGATTGAGAGAAGGTAGGTATCAGGATCTACTGGAGCATAGGTCCAATTTCCTTGAACGGAGAAGAAGAATGCGGTCCCAG GTTCGTGCTCTTCAGCGGTTGGGTAGCCGGTTTGAAAATATTTCTGGACATGATAGATCATGTATCTTGTCTGGTCAACATAGAGATGGTCATTGTACATGCCGAATCAACAATCCTAACACTAATTCAAATGACGACACCGGTGCTAGAGCTAGCATATCAAGAATTGTTATGCTTGCTGAAGCCTTATTTGAG GTTCTGGATGAAATTCACCagcaatctgttgttttatctTCCCGCCCATCTGTATCTTCTACTGGATCTGTTCCTGCACCTAATGATGTTGTTGATTCCTTGCCTGTCAAGTTATATCAGAAGTTGCACAAGCATCAAGAGGATGGTGCTCA ATGCTATATATGCCTTGTGGAGTATGAGGACGGAGACAACATGCGAGTACTGCCGTGCCATCACGAATTTCATAGAACATGTATAGACAAGTGGCTGAAGGAGATTCACAG GGTATGTCCACTTTGTAGAGGGGACATATGCATATCTGATTCAACACCAACAGAGAACTAG
- the LOC137808601 gene encoding rop guanine nucleotide exchange factor 14-like: MSVVLRKRLGCCTKETKISIDFDVPESIVTYNGLESCPSDNCSYGDESRTSRGDGCITDSFNDDDSSCCSSSKDAFGSFSSKCLTMKRDEHGLEEWELSESPPNFYLKDKSAFDVQSSDVEAMKEKFAKLLLGGDVTGGSKGLNTALALSTAITSLAVTVFGELWKLEPLSEERKSKWQREMGWLLFPTNYMVELVPAKQNGANGGIFEVMTPKARSDIKMNLPALQKLDSMLMETLESMVNTEFWYAEEGSRSEGRNTTGRQSKRWWLPSPRVPRTGLSEVERKRLLHQGRIVHQIFKAAKSINDNMLLEIPVPTVIKDALLKSGKASLGDELHKVLMAESSSGEEMLKALNLKSDHAILETINKLEAATFSWKERIIQENSGKSPIRTPWSFLKDPVSGIDKMELLLERAETLLNLLKTRHPNLPQTFLDAAKVQYGKDIGHSILEAYSRVLGSLAFSILCRIGDILQEDALSNPNSPISITHSPGTNLSEAWVVGSRIRHSLIDKMNETDGEHCGSSCGSTSDVELPSTEATANIITATPSRGRLWCIGRNL, encoded by the exons ATGTCGGTGGTTCTGAGAAAAAGACTAGGTTGCTGCACTAAGGAAACCAAAATCAGCATTGATTTTGATGTGCCAGAGA GTATTGTGACATATAATGGCCTTGAGAGTTGCCCTTCGGATAATTGTTCTTATGGAGATGAAAGCAGAACGAGTAGAGGAGATGGATGTATAACTGATTCATTCAATGATGATGACTCCAGTTGTTGTTCATCCAGTAAAGATGCTTTTGGATCATTCTCTTCAAAATGTTTGACAATGAAAAGAGATGAACATGGATTGGAAGAGTGGGAACTCTCAGAAAGTCCTCCAAATTTTTATCTTAAAGACAAGTCTGCTTTTGACGTCCAAAGTTCAGATGTAGAAGCCATGAAGGAGAAGTTTGCAAAGCTGTTGCTAGGTGGTGATGTTACAGGAGGATCAAAGGGCCTCAATACAGCTTTAGCACTGTCTACTGCTATCACAAGCCTTGCAG TGACGGTTTTTGGTGAGTTGTGGAAATTGGAACCACTGTCTGAAGAAAGGAAGAGCAAATGGCAAAGAGAAATGGGATGGTTGTTGTTTCCAACTAACTATATGGTTGAGTTAGTTCCTGCTAAGCAAAACGGTGCCAATGGTGGAATCTTTGAG GTAATGACTCCAAAAGCCCGTTCTGACATCAAAATGAATCTTCCAGCACTTCAGAAGCTGGACTCAATGCTTATG GAGACGCTAGAGTCGATGGTGAATACCGAGTTTTGGTATGCAGAGGAAGGAAGCCGATCAGAAGGGAGGAACACAACTGGAAGACAAAGCAAAAGATGGTGGCTTCCATCACCCCGAGTGCCAAGAACTGGACTTTCTGAAGTTGAAAGAAAGAGGCTACTTCATCAAGGAAGAATAGTGCATCAAATATTCAAGGCTGCCAAATCAATCAATGATAATATGTTGCTTGAGATACCCGTGCCAACAGTGATTAAGGATGCACTTCTGAAG AGTGGAAAGGCAAGCCTGGGAGATGAACTGCACAAGGTTTTGATGGCTGAATCGAGTTCTGGAGAAGAAATGCTTAAAGCTCTAAATTTGAAATCTGATCATGCTATCCTAGAGACCATTAATAAATTGGAAGCTGCTACATTTTCATGGAAAGAAAGAATCATACAAGAAAATAGTGGCAAATCCCCTATTCGAACCCCATGGTCCTTCCTGAAGGACCCTGTGTCAGGTATAGATAAGATGGAACTGTTGTTGGAACGTGCAGAAACCCTTCTAAATCTGCTTAAAACCAGACATCCAAACCTTCCTCAAACATTTCTGGATGCTGCAAAAGTTCAATATGGCAAG GATATTGGGCATTCCATATTGGAAGCATACTCtagagttcttggaagtttagCCTTTAGCATACTGTGTAGAATAGGAGATATATTGCAGGAGGATGCTTTAAGCAATCCCAATTCACCCATCTCAATAACTCACTCTCCTGGGACAAATCTCTCTGAAGCTTGGGTGGTTGGTTCACGTATCAGACACTCTTTAATAGACAAGATGAATGAGACAGATGGAGAACATTGTGGTTCCAGTTGTGGCAGTACTTCTGATGTAGAACTCCCATCTACTGAGGCCACTGCCAACATTATAACAGCCACTCCAAGCCGTGGTAGATTGTGGTGCATTGGTAGAAACTTGTAA
- the LOC137808602 gene encoding NDR1/HIN1-like protein 12: MDKTMPKFKGKLVMGANGRTNPLVWLVAIICTVIAVAVVVVGIVVFIGYMAIHPRVPVISVTNAHLDLLRNDYAGLLQTQLTIVVTAKNGNAKAHATFSDITFNISYQGQDIAVLVADPFEVPKNSSKDLSYVVQSSSIPLSPDQMEQVGDSWKKNEIEFDFKGAARTQWRVGPLGSLKFLCHLDCDLKFRPLNGTYIPSRCTSKSH; this comes from the coding sequence ATGGACAAAACCATGCCCAAATTCAAAGGGAAACTTGTGATGGGTGCAAATGGGCGCACCAACCCTTTGGTGTGGCTTGTGGCTATTATCTGCACTGTCATAGCTGTGGCTGTGGTGGTTGTAGGCATTGTAGTGTTCATTGGGTACATGGCGATCCACCCTAGAGTGCCTGTGATCAGTGTCACCAATGCTCACCTTGACCTTCTTAGAAATGACTATGCTGGTTTGCTCCAAACCCAACTCACCATTGTTGTGACTGCAAAGAATGGGAATGCCAAGGCTCATGCAACCTTCTCTGACATCACCTTCAACATCAGCTACCAAGGGCAGGACATAGCTGTGCTTGTTGCAGACCCTTTTGAGGTGCCAAAGAACAGCTCAAAGGACCTCAGCTATGTTGTTCAGTCATCATCCATACCCTTGAGTCCTGATCAAATGGAGCAAGTGGGTGATTCGTGGAAAAAGAATGAGATTGAGTTTGATTTCAAAGGGGCTGCAAGGACCCAGTGGAGGGTAGGTCCTTTAGGGTCTCTTAAGTTCTTGTGCCATCTTGATTGTGACCTCAAGTTCCGACCCTTGAATGGGACTTACATACCCTCCCGCTGCACCTCCAAATCACATTGA
- the LOC137808604 gene encoding pentatricopeptide repeat-containing protein At1g77360, mitochondrial-like isoform X1, with the protein MNRNMEAVLENPARSRGLKYASINPNKPQPPPIPKPNQFPSHLDAPNVSSTARAICDILTRASPHDIETALSSSGIVPEDDLIEEVLKLSYNYPSSAVKFFRWAGRGKKHPAHTWNLMVDLLGKNQLFEPMWDAVRSMKQEEKLSLSTFASVFQSYSTAGRFNEAVMSFDVMDRYGVKQDVIAVNSLLSAICSEDNQTSVGVEFLEGIKAKVSPDGDTFAILLEGWQKEGNAAKAKITFGDMVAQVGWNKGNVAAYDAFFMTLFRADLMDDVVRFLQVMKDHDCFPGLKFFTNALDALVKRNDAHHAVPMWDVMVSGELVPNLIMYNAMIGLLCNNVAIDHAIRLLDEMAFHGAFPDSLTYNMIFECLVKNKKVRETESFFFEMIKNEWPPTGPNCAAAIEMLFDCDDPEAAHEIWSYVDENHVKPLDESANAMLIGLCNLSRFAEVKRLAEDVLYRRIKVYESTMTLLKDAFYKEGWQFLWAFHESCACLLRAKLQIEFPCSGLIGGVMVLEL; encoded by the exons ATGAATCGTAACATGGAGGCAGTGCTGGAAAACCCCGCTAGGTCAAGGGGGTTAAAGTACGCATCCATAAACCCTAACAAACCTCAACCACCCCCGATTCCCAAACCCAACCAATTCCCCTCCCACCTCGACGCGCCCAACGTCTCCTCCACCGCGCGTGCCATCTGCGACATCCTCACACGCGCCTCCCCTCACGACATCGAAACCGCCCTCTCCTCCTCGGGAATCGTCCCCGAGGATGACCTCATCGAAGAGGTCCTGAAACTCTCCTACAATTACCCTTCCTCCGCCGTCAAGTTCTTCCGGTGGGCCGGGCGCGGCAAAAAGCACCCGGCCCATACCTGGAACTTGATGGTCGACCTGCTGGGAAAAAACCAGCTTTTCGAGCCCATGTGGGACGCCGTCAGGTCCATGAAACAGGAAGAGAAGCTTTCTCTCTCCACCTTCGCTTCCGTCTTCCAGAGCTACTCCACTGCCGGTAGATTTAACGAGGCCGTCATGAGCTTCGACGTCATGGACAGGTACGGCGTCAAACAGGACGTGATCGCCGTTAACTCGCTCCTCAGCGCCATTTGCAGCGAGGACAACCAAACCTCCGTGGGCGTCgagtttcttgaggggatcaaggcgAAGGTGTCGCCTGACGGCGACACCTTTGCCATTCTTCTGGAAGGGTGGCAGAAAGAAGGCAATGCTGCTAAAGCTAAGATCACGTTTGGTGATATGGTGGCTCAAGTTGGGTGGAACAAGGGCAATGTTGCTGCCTACGACGCGTTTTTTATGACCCTCTTTCGCGCTGACCTCATGGATGATGTTGTCAGGTTCCTTCAGGTTATGAAGGACCATGATTGCTTCCCAGGTTTGAAATTCTTTACCAACGCGCTTGACGCTCTTGTCAAGCGAAACGACGCCCATCACGCTGTCCCTATGTGGGATGTGATGGTCAGTGGCGAGTTAGTGCCTAATTTGATAATGTACAATGCCATGATTGGGTTGCTCTGCAACAATGTGGCTATTGATCACGCGATTCGCCTGCTCGATGAGATGGCTTTCCATGGCGCTTTTCCGGACTCCCTCACGTACAACATGATCTTTGAGTGCTTGGTCAAGAACAAGAAGGTGCGTGAGACGGAGAGCTTCTTCTTCGAGATGATCAAGAATGAATGGCCGCCCACCGGCCCTAACTGCGCTGCCGCCATTGAAATGTTGTTTGATTGTGATGACCCTGAAGCAGCACATGAAATTTGGAGTTATGTTGATGAGAATCATGTCAAGCCGCTTGATGAGAGTGCGAATGCCATGCTAATTGGACTTTGTAACTTGAGTAGATTCGCGGAGGTGAAGAGGCTGGCCGAGGATGTGCTTTATAGAAGGATCAAGGTGTATGAATCTACAATGACATTATTGAAGGATGCCTTCTATAAAGAAG GATGGCAGTTTTTGTGGGCTTTTCATGAAAGTTGCGCATGCTTGCTTAGAGCAAAGCTGCAGATTGAGTTTCCTTGTTCCGGGCTCATAG GGGGAGTCATGGTACTAGAGTTGTGA
- the LOC137808604 gene encoding pentatricopeptide repeat-containing protein At1g77360, mitochondrial-like isoform X2, with product MNRNMEAVLENPARSRGLKYASINPNKPQPPPIPKPNQFPSHLDAPNVSSTARAICDILTRASPHDIETALSSSGIVPEDDLIEEVLKLSYNYPSSAVKFFRWAGRGKKHPAHTWNLMVDLLGKNQLFEPMWDAVRSMKQEEKLSLSTFASVFQSYSTAGRFNEAVMSFDVMDRYGVKQDVIAVNSLLSAICSEDNQTSVGVEFLEGIKAKVSPDGDTFAILLEGWQKEGNAAKAKITFGDMVAQVGWNKGNVAAYDAFFMTLFRADLMDDVVRFLQVMKDHDCFPGLKFFTNALDALVKRNDAHHAVPMWDVMVSGELVPNLIMYNAMIGLLCNNVAIDHAIRLLDEMAFHGAFPDSLTYNMIFECLVKNKKVRETESFFFEMIKNEWPPTGPNCAAAIEMLFDCDDPEAAHEIWSYVDENHVKPLDESANAMLIGLCNLSRFAEVKRLAEDVLYRRIKVYESTMTLLKDAFYKEGRSARDRYDSIYRKWKAHVQL from the coding sequence ATGAATCGTAACATGGAGGCAGTGCTGGAAAACCCCGCTAGGTCAAGGGGGTTAAAGTACGCATCCATAAACCCTAACAAACCTCAACCACCCCCGATTCCCAAACCCAACCAATTCCCCTCCCACCTCGACGCGCCCAACGTCTCCTCCACCGCGCGTGCCATCTGCGACATCCTCACACGCGCCTCCCCTCACGACATCGAAACCGCCCTCTCCTCCTCGGGAATCGTCCCCGAGGATGACCTCATCGAAGAGGTCCTGAAACTCTCCTACAATTACCCTTCCTCCGCCGTCAAGTTCTTCCGGTGGGCCGGGCGCGGCAAAAAGCACCCGGCCCATACCTGGAACTTGATGGTCGACCTGCTGGGAAAAAACCAGCTTTTCGAGCCCATGTGGGACGCCGTCAGGTCCATGAAACAGGAAGAGAAGCTTTCTCTCTCCACCTTCGCTTCCGTCTTCCAGAGCTACTCCACTGCCGGTAGATTTAACGAGGCCGTCATGAGCTTCGACGTCATGGACAGGTACGGCGTCAAACAGGACGTGATCGCCGTTAACTCGCTCCTCAGCGCCATTTGCAGCGAGGACAACCAAACCTCCGTGGGCGTCgagtttcttgaggggatcaaggcgAAGGTGTCGCCTGACGGCGACACCTTTGCCATTCTTCTGGAAGGGTGGCAGAAAGAAGGCAATGCTGCTAAAGCTAAGATCACGTTTGGTGATATGGTGGCTCAAGTTGGGTGGAACAAGGGCAATGTTGCTGCCTACGACGCGTTTTTTATGACCCTCTTTCGCGCTGACCTCATGGATGATGTTGTCAGGTTCCTTCAGGTTATGAAGGACCATGATTGCTTCCCAGGTTTGAAATTCTTTACCAACGCGCTTGACGCTCTTGTCAAGCGAAACGACGCCCATCACGCTGTCCCTATGTGGGATGTGATGGTCAGTGGCGAGTTAGTGCCTAATTTGATAATGTACAATGCCATGATTGGGTTGCTCTGCAACAATGTGGCTATTGATCACGCGATTCGCCTGCTCGATGAGATGGCTTTCCATGGCGCTTTTCCGGACTCCCTCACGTACAACATGATCTTTGAGTGCTTGGTCAAGAACAAGAAGGTGCGTGAGACGGAGAGCTTCTTCTTCGAGATGATCAAGAATGAATGGCCGCCCACCGGCCCTAACTGCGCTGCCGCCATTGAAATGTTGTTTGATTGTGATGACCCTGAAGCAGCACATGAAATTTGGAGTTATGTTGATGAGAATCATGTCAAGCCGCTTGATGAGAGTGCGAATGCCATGCTAATTGGACTTTGTAACTTGAGTAGATTCGCGGAGGTGAAGAGGCTGGCCGAGGATGTGCTTTATAGAAGGATCAAGGTGTATGAATCTACAATGACATTATTGAAGGATGCCTTCTATAAAGAAGGTAGAAGTGCAAGAGACAGATATGATAGTATTTATAGGAAGTGGAAAGCTCATGTCCAGTTGTAA